The following nucleotide sequence is from Streptomyces bathyalis.
GCTGAGCCGGGGGGCGCCACGCCGCCGCGGGCCGGATGCCCTCACATCACCGATCCCGAACCGATTCCCAGCACGACAAGGCCATGTCGCCGACCAGGCCCCGTACTTGAACGTGTCCGACATGCACTGTCATTCGTTCCGCCAAGTGTCAAAGCGCCGCCGGGGGCAGCGCAGCAACACCCGAGGAGTACAACGTCATGCCCAAGAAGACCGCACGATCGCTGGCCGCCGACCGCTCGAAGCTGTCGCACAAGGCCGCGTACGCCCTGCGCAACCCGGCACGGGTGGCCCCGTACGTGCGCCGAGCGCTCCGTGACCGCTGGCTGCGCTTCCGGCACCCGAGCCACGTCGACTACTACCGGGCCGTGATGGCCTCGGACACGGCGAACAACCCCGAGGCGGCCGTCGGGAGCGGCAGCCACGACCGGTGGCTCGCGCTGGGGCAGATGCAGTTCGGCTTCCTCAAGCAGCACGGCCTCCAGCCGCAGCACCGCATGCTCGACATCGGCTGCGGCAATCTGCGGGCGGGCTGGCGGTTCATCCAGTACCTCGACGCCGGCAACTACTACGGCATCGACATCTCCCCCGACATCCTCATCTCCGCGAAGAAGACGCTCACCCACTACGAACTGCAGGAGAAACTCCCCCACTTGACGATCACGCACGACCTGAAGCTCGACTTCCTGCCCAGCGGGCACTTCGACGTCGTGCACGCGCACAGCGTCTTCTCCCACTCACCGATCGAGGTCATCGACGAGTGCCTGGCCAATGTCGGGCGGATCCTGAAGCCGACGGGCTTCTTCGACTTCACCTTCGACCGTACGGAGGGCGCCGAACACCAGGTGCTGCGTGAGGACTTCTACTACCGGACGGCGACGCTCGTCG
It contains:
- a CDS encoding class I SAM-dependent methyltransferase, producing MPKKTARSLAADRSKLSHKAAYALRNPARVAPYVRRALRDRWLRFRHPSHVDYYRAVMASDTANNPEAAVGSGSHDRWLALGQMQFGFLKQHGLQPQHRMLDIGCGNLRAGWRFIQYLDAGNYYGIDISPDILISAKKTLTHYELQEKLPHLTITHDLKLDFLPSGHFDVVHAHSVFSHSPIEVIDECLANVGRILKPTGFFDFTFDRTEGAEHQVLREDFYYRTATLVALAEKHGLSARFMDDWEKLPHGQSKIRVSLVDSPVPAEH